One region of Archocentrus centrarchus isolate MPI-CPG fArcCen1 chromosome 6, fArcCen1, whole genome shotgun sequence genomic DNA includes:
- the LOC115781438 gene encoding uncharacterized protein K02A2.6-like, whose amino-acid sequence MSGGVGQMDIFDNCTEDWTTYVERVEQYCVANKVENERKVAVLLSVMGAKTYNLLRSLITPAKPAAKSFKEITEVLQKHFQPKPLVIAERFRFHKRHQLKTESTSEYIADLRRLSEHCQFGEGLSDALRDRFVCGLHNESIQKRLLTEDNLTLNRALEIAISMETAAKDAGELQGKYTEPRSVNKMRMQRNDKSQTCYRCGKKSHDAANCWFKDKECLQCNKKGHIQKMCKSKQYDKKKNKMWKRERKLHDLNETDSNDSQEDLACLELNTIQGKDNDAIWLTPKIQGVKLKMELDTGSALSLISYEDYRDKFPNLKLKHTSVKLKTYTGERITPLGKLKVKVEYEKDKCNLELYVLKNGGVPLFGRDWLKHIHLNWKGIKSMRLAHGLSAHPVDERLKQTLEKHAQVFKEGIGTLKNIKAQIILEDNAKPRFHKARPVPYAVRPKVEAELQHLEEQGILTKVEWSDWATPIVSVSKKASDSVRICGDFKVSVNPVLRIDQYPLPRIEDIFTAVAGGKHFSKIDLAQAYLQMEVEETSKKYLVINTHKGLYQYNRLVFGIASAPAVWQRAMDQVLQGIPGTQCFLDDIIVTGVDEETHLANLAAVLARLEKYGLRANKNKCEFFQDAIEYCGHKIDRHGLHKTKDKVDAVLKAPEPKNVSQLRSFLGLINYYHKFLPNLSTVLHPLHLLLQQNVKWKWTKECEEAFNGAKQLITSEEVLTHFDPNLPLRLACDASPYGIGAVLSHKMPDGLERPIAFASRSLNAAERNYAQIDREALSLVWGVKKFNQYLYGRHFTLITDHRPLVSIFNPQKSIPTMAAARLQRWALFLGAHTYTIEFKGTKLHGNADGLSRLPQRQTTEETTDPATVFHVAQMEPLPVTSAQVKRETSRDTILSKVYDFTVNGWPSSSDTQLSVYSTRKDQLSVCQGCVLWGTRVILPPKLRTRVLDSLHDGHLGVVKMKSLARSYVWWPGIDCEIENVAKSCTGCQQTLRQPQPAPVHTWEWPSTPWQRIHIDYAGPFMDQMFLIVVDAHSKWPEIFPVKQATAASTVSILRALFARTGLPQQLVSDNGRQFTGEEFQSFLKNNGVRHMTSAPHHPATNGQAERFIQSFKRSMKASRLEGKPMQHKIDSFLLAYRNTTHATTGHTPAMLFMGRNLRSRLDLLKPDIRKNVQGKQSSLVETTKNRTRSFDIGQKVLARDYRGPNQKWQSGMILSQTGPLTYNINVGDNLIWRRHVDQIVDAETHMVPRQPESTSTSQDSEEFIFATPPEVQGLGETTDAQTAEPSTQSTMDSGHSGRRYPERNRRAPQRLNL is encoded by the coding sequence ATGTCGGGCGGTGTTGGACAAATGGACATATTTGATAACTGCACAGAGGATTGGACAACATATGTAGAGCGAGTGGAACAATACTGTGTGGCTAATAAAGTAGAGAATGAGAGGAAAGTTGCTGTGTTACTGAGTGTGATGGGAGCAAAAACGTATAACTTGTTGCGCAGCCTCATCACACCGGCCAAACCAGCAGCCAAAAGTTTCAAGGAGATCACGGAGGTGCTTCAAAAACATTTCCAACCGAAACCACTGGTCATAGCCGAGCGATTTCGATTCCATAAACGACATCAGCTAAAAACGGAGTCCACATCAGAGTACATCGCAGATCTCCGGCGGCTGTCGGAGCACTGTCAGTTTGGGGAGGGGCTTTCAGATGCACTGAGAGACCGTTTCGTCTGCGGGCTGCACAACGAAAGCATACAGAAACGACTCCTCACAGAAGATAATCTCACGTTGAACCGTGCATTAGAGATCGCCATATCTATGGAGACAGCAGCAAAAGATGCAGGAGAGCTACAGGGAAAATACACAGAACCGcgttctgtaaataaaatgcgCATGCAGCGTAATGATAAGTCACAGACCTGCTACAGATGCGGAAAGAAGTCACATGACGCTGCAAATTGCTGGTTTAAGGATAAAGAATGCCTGCAATGTAACAAAAAGGGGCATATacagaaaatgtgcaaatcAAAGCAgtatgataaaaagaaaaacaaaatgtggaaaagagaaaggaagcTGCATGACTTAAATGAAACAGACTCAAATGATTCTCAAGAGGATTTGGCATGTCTTGAGCTGAACACAATACAGGGGAAAGATAATGATGCAATATGGCTCACACCAAAAATACAAGGAGTTAAGTTAAAGATGGAGCTGGATACTGGGTCAGCCCTCTCACTAATCTCATATGAAGATTACAGAGATAAATTTCCCAatctgaaactaaaacacacctcagtgaagttaaaaacatacacaggtgaaAGAATAACTCCCTTGggaaaactgaaagtgaaagtggaaTATGAGAAGGATAAGTGCAACCTGGAACTTTATGTTCTGAAAAATGGAGGTGTGCCATTATTTGGGCGTGACTGGTTGAAACACATCCACCTCAACTGGAAAGGAATAAAGTCCATGAGACTAGCACATGGTCTGAGTGCACATCCTGTGGATGAAAGACTGAAACAGACACTCGAGAAGCATGCTCAGGTGTTCAAGGAAGGTATTGGCACtctgaaaaatattaaagcacAGATCATACTGGAGGACAATGCAAAACCCAGATTTCACAAAGCACGTCCTGTACCATATGCTGTACGGCCCAAAGTCGAAGCAGAGCTCCAACACCTGGAAGAGCAAGGAATACTCACCAAGGTGGAATGGTCAGACTGGGCCACACCAATAGTATCAGTGAGCAAGAAGGCAAGTGATAGTGTGCGAATCTGTGGTGATTTTAAGGTTTCAGTGAACCCAGTCCTCCGCATCGATCAGTACCCACTCCCACGAATAGAAGACATATTCACAGCAGTGGCAGGTGGCAAACACTTTTCAAAAATCGACCTTGCTCAAGCTTATCTTCAGATGGAAGTAGAAGAGACATCCAAGAAATATCTAGTGATAAACACTCATAAAGGCCTATATCAGTACAACAGACTGGTCTTTGGTATCGCCAGTGCCCCAGCAGTATGGCAACGCGCTATGGATCAGGTTCTGCAGGGCATTCCAGGAACGCAATGTTTTCTGGATGACATAATCGTCACAGGTGTCGATGAGGAGACTCATTTGGCTAACCTAGCAGCAGTCCTGGCCAGGTTAGAAAAATATGGACtgagagcaaacaaaaacaaatgtgagtTCTTCCAGGATGCCATTGAATATTGTGGCCATAAGATCGACAGGCATGGACTCCACAAAACCAAAGACAAGGTTGACGCAGTCTTGAAGGCACCGGAACCTAAAAATGTGAGCCAACTACGCTCATTCTTGGgcttaattaattattatcacAAGTTTCTACCGAACCTGTCGACAGTTCTGCACCCCCTGCACTTGCTGCTGCAACAAAATGTCAAATGGAAATGGACAAAAGAATGTGAAGAGGCATTTAATGGTGCCAAGCAGCTCATTACGTCAGAGGAGGTGCTGACGCATTTTGACCCAAACCTACCCCTTCGCCTTGCCTGTGATGCCTCCCCATATGGCATCGGTGCTGTGCTATCTCATAAAATGCCTGATGGATTGGAACGACCAATTGCTTTTGCCTCAAGGTCCCTAAATGCAGCAGAGCGAAACTATGCACAGATCGACAGAGAAGCGCTCAGTCTAGTGTGGGGAGTGAAGAAGTTTAATCAGTATCTATATGGAAGACACTTCACCCTGATTACAGACCACCGACCGCTGGTGTCCATTTTTAACCCTCAGAAAAGCATTCCAACCATGGCTGCAGCACGGTTGCAGCGGTGGGCCTTATTCCTTGGTGCACACACTTACACCATTGAATTTAAAGGGACAAAACTGCATGGGAATGCAGATGGACTGTCACGCCTTCCACAAAGGCAAACCACTGAAGAAACCACTGACCCAGCAACTGTGTTTCACGTGGCACAGATGGAACCTCTACCTGTCACCAGTGCTCAGgtgaaaagagaaacaagcCGAGACACAATCTTATCCAAGGTGTATGATTTTACTGTGAATGGCTGGCCATCCTCCAGTGACACTCAATTATCTGTGTATTCTACCCGCAAAGACCAGCTATCTGTTTGCCAAGGATGTGTCTTGTGGGGAACCCGTGTCATCCTTCCACCCAAACTACGTACAAGGGTACTAGACTCACTACACGATGGACATCTGGGTGTTGTTAAGATGAAGAGTCTTGCTAGGAGCTATGTTTGGTGGCCAGGCATAGACTGTGAAATAGAGAACGTGGCTAAATCCTGCACTGGTTGCCAGCAGACACTGCGCCAGCCTCAACCAGCACCTGTACACACATGGGAGTGGCCATCCACTCCATGGCAACGCATTCATATAGACTATGCTGGACCAtttatggaccaaatgttcCTGATTGTGGTTGATGCTCACTCAAAGTGGCCAGAAATTTTTCCTGTGAAGCAAGCAACAGCTGCCAGCACAGTCAGCATCCTTCGAGCACTCTTTGCACGCACAGGTTTGCCACAACAGCTTGTAAGTGACAATGGCCGTCAGTTTACTGGAGAGGAGTTTCAGAGTTTCCTCAAGAACAACGGTGTACGACATATGACTTCAGCTCCCCATCATCCAGCAACAAATGGACAAGCTGAACGGTTCATTCAGTCCTTCAAGCGGTCAATGAAAGCCAGCCGATTGGAGGGAAAGCCAATGCAACACAAAATCGACAGCTTCTTATTGGCTTACAGAAACACCACTCATGCAACTACTGGACACACACCTGCAATGCTTTTCATGGGACGAAATCTGAGATCACGTTTGGATCTGTTAAAACCAGACATCCGCAAGAATGTCCAGGGCAAACAATCTTCTTTggtggaaacaacaaagaaCCGAACCAGATCATTTGACATTGGACAAAAAGTTCTTGCCAGAGACTATAGAGGCCCAAATCAGAAATGGCAGTctggcatgattctgtcacagACTGGACCTCTGACATACAACATTAATGTTGGAGACAACTTAATCTGGCGGCGACATGTTGATCAGATTGTAGATGCAGAAACCCACATGGTTCCAAGGCAACCTGAGAGCACATCCACATCTCAGGATTCAGAAGAGTTTATCTTCGCAACACCTCCTGAGGTTCAGGGTTTAGGTGAAACCACTGATGCCCAAACAGCCGAACCTTCCACACAGAGTACTATGGACTCTGGCCATTCTGGCAGACGTTACCCTGAGAGAAATCGCAGAGCACCTCAGAGACTGAATTTATAG